Proteins encoded by one window of Vanacampus margaritifer isolate UIUO_Vmar chromosome 17, RoL_Vmar_1.0, whole genome shotgun sequence:
- the ctnnal1 gene encoding alpha-catulin isoform X4 — MAHACCEARRAGDAIAQLTDAGLACAPPSPAVTVFSDRTGMVKAARLLLSSVTKVLVLADRIVIKQIVASRNKVLMTLEHLERVSTFQEFVQIFSQFGNQMVDFAHLTGDRQNDLKDEKKKARMAAARAVLEKCTMMLLTASKTCLRHPDCESARINKDAVFQRMRCALQQVVDIVTEARGCTDGAVLAASIYNAAKDYTTSVECLRDNLHCSLPDGVARQLEALVERTEDFTDSPYTGHEQRQAILGMCQLARQDAHQLLHAWTQAQQSVQAREATEELEVAIAKSCQSVDELRRELHKAAVGRASELLRVHAEHSPLRALKAAGVEGNLEAVAQHSRTLTEQKEQLVENCRLLCHVSGSEPLEITCVHAEETFHVIGPQIISAAQTLALHPSSKIAKENLEVFCEAWDSQLGEVALLLRDIDEVLEGKRGGDKRAYLSLPRSGKHAAHLKSANPANPAKLDAEEQSGVAKVGLELRLLSSDVDGELEKWEEQEQQVVRHSQSVASMAYNMYLFTRGEGLLKTTLDLFHQAQVLSEEGFQLCSSLHVFCTQLLGEEKSTLTSEVEKLAVLCQRLQMGARTPVQGKSATFQKVDSSIQTTKSILSLILNILPACNKLNTKQSERSSLGSPQDWRPDVSTPVRDGDAVPHNNNNNNDGGRHDDFAVKPFEQHVAGLNLLESN, encoded by the exons ATGGCGCACGCCTGCTGCGAGGCGCGCCGTGCCG GGGACGCCATAGCGCAGCTGACAGACGCGGGTCTGGCCTGCGCTCCGCCCTCGCCGGCGGTGACGGTGTTCAGCGACCGCACGGGCATGGTGAAGGCCGCCCGACTGCTGCTGTCGTCGGTCACCAAAGTTTTGGTGCTGGCCGACCGCATCGTCATCAAGCAGATCGTGGCGTCGCGcaacaag GTCCTGATGACGCTGGAGCATCTGGAGCGCGTCAGCACCTTCCAAGAGTTTGTGCAGATCTTCAGCCAGTTTGGCAACCAGATGGTGGACTTTGCCCACCTCACCGGAGACCGACAGAAC GACCTGAAAGACGAGAAGAAAAAAGCCCGTATGGCGGCGGCTCGGGCGGTGCTGGAGAAATGCACCATGATGCTCCTGACGGCCTCCAAG ACTTGCCTGCGGCACCCGGACTGCGAGTCTGCGCGCATCAACAAGGACGCCGTCTTCCAGCGGATGCGCTGCGCCCTCCAGCAGGTGGTGGACATCGTCACCGAGGCTCGCGGCTGCACGGACGGCGCCGTCCTCGCCGCCAGCATCTACAACGCCGCCAAGGACTACACG ACGAGCGTGGAGTGCCTGCGGGACAACCTGCACTGCTCGCTGCCGGACGGCGTGGCCCGCCAGCTGGAGGCGCTGGTGGAGCGCACCGAGGACTTCACCGACTCGCCGTACACGGGGCACGAGCAGCGCCAGGCCATCCTGGGCATGTGCCAGCTGGCCCGCCAGGACGCCCACCAGCTGCTGCACGCCTGGACTCAGGCC CAGCAGTCGGTCCAGGCCAGGGAGGCCACCGAGGAGTTGGAAGTGGCCATCGCCAAATCGTGCCAAAGCGTCGACGAGCTCAGACGCGAG CTTCACAAGGCGGCGGTGGGCCGCGCCTCCGAGCTGCTGAGGGTCCACGCCGAGCACTCGCCGCTCCGCGCGCTCAAGGCCGCCGGCGTGGAGGGCAACCTGGAGGCGGTGGCGCAGCATTCCCGAACGCTGACCGAGCAGAAGGAACAACTGGTGGAG AACTGTCGGCTGCTGTGTCACGTGTCCGGGTCCGAGCCGCTGGAGATCACCTGCGTGCACGCCGAGGAGACCTTCCACGTGATTGGCCCTCAA ATCATTTCGGCGGCGCAGACGCTGGCGCTGCACCCGTCCAGCAAGATCGCCAAGGAGAACCTGGAGGTGTTCTGCGAGGCTTGGGACTCTCAGCTGGGCGAGGTGGCGCTGCTGCTGCGCGACATCGACGAGGTCCTGGAGGGCAAACGAGGAG GAGACAAACGAGCGTATTTGTCACTTCCCAGATCCGGC AAGCACGCCGCTCATCTGAAGAGCGCCAATCCCGCCAATCCCGCCAAGTTGGATGCTGAG GAGCAGAGCGGCGTGGCCAAAGTGGGCCTGGAGCTGCGGCTGCTGTCGTCCGACGTGGACGGCGAGCTGGAAAAGTGGGAGGAGCAAGAGCAGCAGGTGGTCCGCCACAGCCAGAGCGTGGCCAGCATGGCTTACAACATGTACCTCTTCACCAG AGGCGAAGGCCTGCTCAAGACCACCCTGGATCTTTTCCATCAAGCTCAG GTTCTGTCGGAAGAAGGATTCCAGCTGTGCTCCTCCCTGCACGTCTTCTGCACGCAG CTGCTCGGTGAGGAGAAGTCCACGCTGACGTCCGAGGTGGAGAAGCTGGCGGTTTTGTGTCAGCGACTGCAAATGGGCGCCAGGACCCCCGTGCAGGGCAAGAGCGCCACATTCCAGAAG GTGGACTCGTCCATTCAGACGACCAAGAGCATTTTGAGCCTCATCCTCAACATCCTTCCGGCGTGTAACAAGCTCAACACAAAG CAGTCGGAACGCAGCAGCCTGGGCTCGCCGCAGGACTGGCGCCCGGACGTTTCCACGCCCGTCCGAGACGGTGACGCCGTTccgcacaacaacaacaacaacaacgatgGCGGCCGACATGATGACTTTGCCGTCAAACCCTTCGAGCAGCACGTGGCCGGCCTCAACCTGCTGGAGAGCAACTAA
- the ctnnal1 gene encoding alpha-catulin isoform X1 produces the protein MASSPPCGNLDSGLEIKTRSVEQTLIPLVSQITTLINHKERPRKSERTLAAIQRVGQAVSVAVGRFVAVGEAIALENHELKDEMAHACCEARRAGDAIAQLTDAGLACAPPSPAVTVFSDRTGMVKAARLLLSSVTKVLVLADRIVIKQIVASRNKVLMTLEHLERVSTFQEFVQIFSQFGNQMVDFAHLTGDRQNDLKDEKKKARMAAARAVLEKCTMMLLTASKTCLRHPDCESARINKDAVFQRMRCALQQVVDIVTEARGCTDGAVLAASIYNAAKDYTTSVECLRDNLHCSLPDGVARQLEALVERTEDFTDSPYTGHEQRQAILGMCQLARQDAHQLLHAWTQAQQSVQAREATEELEVAIAKSCQSVDELRRELHKAAVGRASELLRVHAEHSPLRALKAAGVEGNLEAVAQHSRTLTEQKEQLVENCRLLCHVSGSEPLEITCVHAEETFHVIGPQIISAAQTLALHPSSKIAKENLEVFCEAWDSQLGEVALLLRDIDEVLEGKRGGDKRAYLSLPRSGKHAAHLKSANPANPAKLDAEEQSGVAKVGLELRLLSSDVDGELEKWEEQEQQVVRHSQSVASMAYNMYLFTRGEGLLKTTLDLFHQAQVLSEEGFQLCSSLHVFCTQLLGEEKSTLTSEVEKLAVLCQRLQMGARTPVQGKSATFQKVDSSIQTTKSILSLILNILPACNKLNTKQSERSSLGSPQDWRPDVSTPVRDGDAVPHNNNNNNDGGRHDDFAVKPFEQHVAGLNLLESN, from the exons ATCACGACGCTGATCAACCACAAAGAGCGTCCCAGGAAGTCTGAGCGCACCCTCGCGGCCATCCAGCGCGTTGGCCAAGCGGTCAGCGTGGCGGTGGGCCGCTTCGTCGCCGTCGGGGAGGCCATCGCCCTCGAGAACCACGAGCTCAAGGACGAGATGGCGCACGCCTGCTGCGAGGCGCGCCGTGCCG GGGACGCCATAGCGCAGCTGACAGACGCGGGTCTGGCCTGCGCTCCGCCCTCGCCGGCGGTGACGGTGTTCAGCGACCGCACGGGCATGGTGAAGGCCGCCCGACTGCTGCTGTCGTCGGTCACCAAAGTTTTGGTGCTGGCCGACCGCATCGTCATCAAGCAGATCGTGGCGTCGCGcaacaag GTCCTGATGACGCTGGAGCATCTGGAGCGCGTCAGCACCTTCCAAGAGTTTGTGCAGATCTTCAGCCAGTTTGGCAACCAGATGGTGGACTTTGCCCACCTCACCGGAGACCGACAGAAC GACCTGAAAGACGAGAAGAAAAAAGCCCGTATGGCGGCGGCTCGGGCGGTGCTGGAGAAATGCACCATGATGCTCCTGACGGCCTCCAAG ACTTGCCTGCGGCACCCGGACTGCGAGTCTGCGCGCATCAACAAGGACGCCGTCTTCCAGCGGATGCGCTGCGCCCTCCAGCAGGTGGTGGACATCGTCACCGAGGCTCGCGGCTGCACGGACGGCGCCGTCCTCGCCGCCAGCATCTACAACGCCGCCAAGGACTACACG ACGAGCGTGGAGTGCCTGCGGGACAACCTGCACTGCTCGCTGCCGGACGGCGTGGCCCGCCAGCTGGAGGCGCTGGTGGAGCGCACCGAGGACTTCACCGACTCGCCGTACACGGGGCACGAGCAGCGCCAGGCCATCCTGGGCATGTGCCAGCTGGCCCGCCAGGACGCCCACCAGCTGCTGCACGCCTGGACTCAGGCC CAGCAGTCGGTCCAGGCCAGGGAGGCCACCGAGGAGTTGGAAGTGGCCATCGCCAAATCGTGCCAAAGCGTCGACGAGCTCAGACGCGAG CTTCACAAGGCGGCGGTGGGCCGCGCCTCCGAGCTGCTGAGGGTCCACGCCGAGCACTCGCCGCTCCGCGCGCTCAAGGCCGCCGGCGTGGAGGGCAACCTGGAGGCGGTGGCGCAGCATTCCCGAACGCTGACCGAGCAGAAGGAACAACTGGTGGAG AACTGTCGGCTGCTGTGTCACGTGTCCGGGTCCGAGCCGCTGGAGATCACCTGCGTGCACGCCGAGGAGACCTTCCACGTGATTGGCCCTCAA ATCATTTCGGCGGCGCAGACGCTGGCGCTGCACCCGTCCAGCAAGATCGCCAAGGAGAACCTGGAGGTGTTCTGCGAGGCTTGGGACTCTCAGCTGGGCGAGGTGGCGCTGCTGCTGCGCGACATCGACGAGGTCCTGGAGGGCAAACGAGGAG GAGACAAACGAGCGTATTTGTCACTTCCCAGATCCGGC AAGCACGCCGCTCATCTGAAGAGCGCCAATCCCGCCAATCCCGCCAAGTTGGATGCTGAG GAGCAGAGCGGCGTGGCCAAAGTGGGCCTGGAGCTGCGGCTGCTGTCGTCCGACGTGGACGGCGAGCTGGAAAAGTGGGAGGAGCAAGAGCAGCAGGTGGTCCGCCACAGCCAGAGCGTGGCCAGCATGGCTTACAACATGTACCTCTTCACCAG AGGCGAAGGCCTGCTCAAGACCACCCTGGATCTTTTCCATCAAGCTCAG GTTCTGTCGGAAGAAGGATTCCAGCTGTGCTCCTCCCTGCACGTCTTCTGCACGCAG CTGCTCGGTGAGGAGAAGTCCACGCTGACGTCCGAGGTGGAGAAGCTGGCGGTTTTGTGTCAGCGACTGCAAATGGGCGCCAGGACCCCCGTGCAGGGCAAGAGCGCCACATTCCAGAAG GTGGACTCGTCCATTCAGACGACCAAGAGCATTTTGAGCCTCATCCTCAACATCCTTCCGGCGTGTAACAAGCTCAACACAAAG CAGTCGGAACGCAGCAGCCTGGGCTCGCCGCAGGACTGGCGCCCGGACGTTTCCACGCCCGTCCGAGACGGTGACGCCGTTccgcacaacaacaacaacaacaacgatgGCGGCCGACATGATGACTTTGCCGTCAAACCCTTCGAGCAGCACGTGGCCGGCCTCAACCTGCTGGAGAGCAACTAA
- the ctnnal1 gene encoding alpha-catulin isoform X2: MASSPPCGNLDSGLEIKTRSVEQTLIPLVSQITTLINHKERPRKSERTLAAIQRVGQAVSVAVGRFVAVGEAIALENHELKDEMAHACCEARRAGDAIAQLTDAGLACAPPSPAVTVFSDRTGMVKAARLLLSSVTKVLVLADRIVIKQIVASRNKVLMTLEHLERVSTFQEFVQIFSQFGNQMVDFAHLTGDRQNDLKDEKKKARMAAARAVLEKCTMMLLTASKTCLRHPDCESARINKDAVFQRMRCALQQVVDIVTEARGCTDGAVLAASIYNAAKDYTTSVECLRDNLHCSLPDGVARQLEALVERTEDFTDSPYTGHEQRQAILGMCQLARQDAHQLLHAWTQAQSVQAREATEELEVAIAKSCQSVDELRRELHKAAVGRASELLRVHAEHSPLRALKAAGVEGNLEAVAQHSRTLTEQKEQLVENCRLLCHVSGSEPLEITCVHAEETFHVIGPQIISAAQTLALHPSSKIAKENLEVFCEAWDSQLGEVALLLRDIDEVLEGKRGGDKRAYLSLPRSGKHAAHLKSANPANPAKLDAEEQSGVAKVGLELRLLSSDVDGELEKWEEQEQQVVRHSQSVASMAYNMYLFTRGEGLLKTTLDLFHQAQVLSEEGFQLCSSLHVFCTQLLGEEKSTLTSEVEKLAVLCQRLQMGARTPVQGKSATFQKVDSSIQTTKSILSLILNILPACNKLNTKQSERSSLGSPQDWRPDVSTPVRDGDAVPHNNNNNNDGGRHDDFAVKPFEQHVAGLNLLESN; encoded by the exons ATCACGACGCTGATCAACCACAAAGAGCGTCCCAGGAAGTCTGAGCGCACCCTCGCGGCCATCCAGCGCGTTGGCCAAGCGGTCAGCGTGGCGGTGGGCCGCTTCGTCGCCGTCGGGGAGGCCATCGCCCTCGAGAACCACGAGCTCAAGGACGAGATGGCGCACGCCTGCTGCGAGGCGCGCCGTGCCG GGGACGCCATAGCGCAGCTGACAGACGCGGGTCTGGCCTGCGCTCCGCCCTCGCCGGCGGTGACGGTGTTCAGCGACCGCACGGGCATGGTGAAGGCCGCCCGACTGCTGCTGTCGTCGGTCACCAAAGTTTTGGTGCTGGCCGACCGCATCGTCATCAAGCAGATCGTGGCGTCGCGcaacaag GTCCTGATGACGCTGGAGCATCTGGAGCGCGTCAGCACCTTCCAAGAGTTTGTGCAGATCTTCAGCCAGTTTGGCAACCAGATGGTGGACTTTGCCCACCTCACCGGAGACCGACAGAAC GACCTGAAAGACGAGAAGAAAAAAGCCCGTATGGCGGCGGCTCGGGCGGTGCTGGAGAAATGCACCATGATGCTCCTGACGGCCTCCAAG ACTTGCCTGCGGCACCCGGACTGCGAGTCTGCGCGCATCAACAAGGACGCCGTCTTCCAGCGGATGCGCTGCGCCCTCCAGCAGGTGGTGGACATCGTCACCGAGGCTCGCGGCTGCACGGACGGCGCCGTCCTCGCCGCCAGCATCTACAACGCCGCCAAGGACTACACG ACGAGCGTGGAGTGCCTGCGGGACAACCTGCACTGCTCGCTGCCGGACGGCGTGGCCCGCCAGCTGGAGGCGCTGGTGGAGCGCACCGAGGACTTCACCGACTCGCCGTACACGGGGCACGAGCAGCGCCAGGCCATCCTGGGCATGTGCCAGCTGGCCCGCCAGGACGCCCACCAGCTGCTGCACGCCTGGACTCAGGCC CAGTCGGTCCAGGCCAGGGAGGCCACCGAGGAGTTGGAAGTGGCCATCGCCAAATCGTGCCAAAGCGTCGACGAGCTCAGACGCGAG CTTCACAAGGCGGCGGTGGGCCGCGCCTCCGAGCTGCTGAGGGTCCACGCCGAGCACTCGCCGCTCCGCGCGCTCAAGGCCGCCGGCGTGGAGGGCAACCTGGAGGCGGTGGCGCAGCATTCCCGAACGCTGACCGAGCAGAAGGAACAACTGGTGGAG AACTGTCGGCTGCTGTGTCACGTGTCCGGGTCCGAGCCGCTGGAGATCACCTGCGTGCACGCCGAGGAGACCTTCCACGTGATTGGCCCTCAA ATCATTTCGGCGGCGCAGACGCTGGCGCTGCACCCGTCCAGCAAGATCGCCAAGGAGAACCTGGAGGTGTTCTGCGAGGCTTGGGACTCTCAGCTGGGCGAGGTGGCGCTGCTGCTGCGCGACATCGACGAGGTCCTGGAGGGCAAACGAGGAG GAGACAAACGAGCGTATTTGTCACTTCCCAGATCCGGC AAGCACGCCGCTCATCTGAAGAGCGCCAATCCCGCCAATCCCGCCAAGTTGGATGCTGAG GAGCAGAGCGGCGTGGCCAAAGTGGGCCTGGAGCTGCGGCTGCTGTCGTCCGACGTGGACGGCGAGCTGGAAAAGTGGGAGGAGCAAGAGCAGCAGGTGGTCCGCCACAGCCAGAGCGTGGCCAGCATGGCTTACAACATGTACCTCTTCACCAG AGGCGAAGGCCTGCTCAAGACCACCCTGGATCTTTTCCATCAAGCTCAG GTTCTGTCGGAAGAAGGATTCCAGCTGTGCTCCTCCCTGCACGTCTTCTGCACGCAG CTGCTCGGTGAGGAGAAGTCCACGCTGACGTCCGAGGTGGAGAAGCTGGCGGTTTTGTGTCAGCGACTGCAAATGGGCGCCAGGACCCCCGTGCAGGGCAAGAGCGCCACATTCCAGAAG GTGGACTCGTCCATTCAGACGACCAAGAGCATTTTGAGCCTCATCCTCAACATCCTTCCGGCGTGTAACAAGCTCAACACAAAG CAGTCGGAACGCAGCAGCCTGGGCTCGCCGCAGGACTGGCGCCCGGACGTTTCCACGCCCGTCCGAGACGGTGACGCCGTTccgcacaacaacaacaacaacaacgatgGCGGCCGACATGATGACTTTGCCGTCAAACCCTTCGAGCAGCACGTGGCCGGCCTCAACCTGCTGGAGAGCAACTAA
- the ctnnal1 gene encoding alpha-catulin isoform X3, producing the protein MASSPPCGNLDSGLEIKTRSVEQTLIPLVSQITTLINHKERPRKSERTLAAIQRVGQAVSVAVGRFVAVGEAIALENHELKDEMAHACCEARRAGDAIAQLTDAGLACAPPSPAVTVFSDRTGMVKAARLLLSSVTKVLVLADRIVIKQIVASRNKVLMTLEHLERVSTFQEFVQIFSQFGNQMVDFAHLTGDRQNDLKDEKKKARMAAARAVLEKCTMMLLTASKTCLRHPDCESARINKDAVFQRMRCALQQVVDIVTEARGCTDGAVLAASIYNAAKDYTTSVECLRDNLHCSLPDGVARQLEALVERTEDFTDSPYTGHEQRQAILGMCQLARQDAHQLLHAWTQAQQSVQAREATEELEVAIAKSCQSVDELRRELHKAAVGRASELLRVHAEHSPLRALKAAGVEGNLEAVAQHSRTLTEQKEQLVENCRLLCHVSGSEPLEITCVHAEETFHVIGPQIISAAQTLALHPSSKIAKENLEVFCEAWDSQLGEVALLLRDIDEVLEGKRGGDKRAYLSLPRSGKHAAHLKSANPANPAKLDAEEQSGVAKVGLELRLLSSDVDGELEKWEEQEQQVVRHSQSVASMAYNMYLFTRGEGLLKTTLDLFHQAQVLSEEGFQLCSSLHVFCTQLLGEEKSTLTSEVEKLAVLCQRLQMGARTPVQGKSATFQKVDSSIQTTKSILSLILNILPACNKLNTKSERSSLGSPQDWRPDVSTPVRDGDAVPHNNNNNNDGGRHDDFAVKPFEQHVAGLNLLESN; encoded by the exons ATCACGACGCTGATCAACCACAAAGAGCGTCCCAGGAAGTCTGAGCGCACCCTCGCGGCCATCCAGCGCGTTGGCCAAGCGGTCAGCGTGGCGGTGGGCCGCTTCGTCGCCGTCGGGGAGGCCATCGCCCTCGAGAACCACGAGCTCAAGGACGAGATGGCGCACGCCTGCTGCGAGGCGCGCCGTGCCG GGGACGCCATAGCGCAGCTGACAGACGCGGGTCTGGCCTGCGCTCCGCCCTCGCCGGCGGTGACGGTGTTCAGCGACCGCACGGGCATGGTGAAGGCCGCCCGACTGCTGCTGTCGTCGGTCACCAAAGTTTTGGTGCTGGCCGACCGCATCGTCATCAAGCAGATCGTGGCGTCGCGcaacaag GTCCTGATGACGCTGGAGCATCTGGAGCGCGTCAGCACCTTCCAAGAGTTTGTGCAGATCTTCAGCCAGTTTGGCAACCAGATGGTGGACTTTGCCCACCTCACCGGAGACCGACAGAAC GACCTGAAAGACGAGAAGAAAAAAGCCCGTATGGCGGCGGCTCGGGCGGTGCTGGAGAAATGCACCATGATGCTCCTGACGGCCTCCAAG ACTTGCCTGCGGCACCCGGACTGCGAGTCTGCGCGCATCAACAAGGACGCCGTCTTCCAGCGGATGCGCTGCGCCCTCCAGCAGGTGGTGGACATCGTCACCGAGGCTCGCGGCTGCACGGACGGCGCCGTCCTCGCCGCCAGCATCTACAACGCCGCCAAGGACTACACG ACGAGCGTGGAGTGCCTGCGGGACAACCTGCACTGCTCGCTGCCGGACGGCGTGGCCCGCCAGCTGGAGGCGCTGGTGGAGCGCACCGAGGACTTCACCGACTCGCCGTACACGGGGCACGAGCAGCGCCAGGCCATCCTGGGCATGTGCCAGCTGGCCCGCCAGGACGCCCACCAGCTGCTGCACGCCTGGACTCAGGCC CAGCAGTCGGTCCAGGCCAGGGAGGCCACCGAGGAGTTGGAAGTGGCCATCGCCAAATCGTGCCAAAGCGTCGACGAGCTCAGACGCGAG CTTCACAAGGCGGCGGTGGGCCGCGCCTCCGAGCTGCTGAGGGTCCACGCCGAGCACTCGCCGCTCCGCGCGCTCAAGGCCGCCGGCGTGGAGGGCAACCTGGAGGCGGTGGCGCAGCATTCCCGAACGCTGACCGAGCAGAAGGAACAACTGGTGGAG AACTGTCGGCTGCTGTGTCACGTGTCCGGGTCCGAGCCGCTGGAGATCACCTGCGTGCACGCCGAGGAGACCTTCCACGTGATTGGCCCTCAA ATCATTTCGGCGGCGCAGACGCTGGCGCTGCACCCGTCCAGCAAGATCGCCAAGGAGAACCTGGAGGTGTTCTGCGAGGCTTGGGACTCTCAGCTGGGCGAGGTGGCGCTGCTGCTGCGCGACATCGACGAGGTCCTGGAGGGCAAACGAGGAG GAGACAAACGAGCGTATTTGTCACTTCCCAGATCCGGC AAGCACGCCGCTCATCTGAAGAGCGCCAATCCCGCCAATCCCGCCAAGTTGGATGCTGAG GAGCAGAGCGGCGTGGCCAAAGTGGGCCTGGAGCTGCGGCTGCTGTCGTCCGACGTGGACGGCGAGCTGGAAAAGTGGGAGGAGCAAGAGCAGCAGGTGGTCCGCCACAGCCAGAGCGTGGCCAGCATGGCTTACAACATGTACCTCTTCACCAG AGGCGAAGGCCTGCTCAAGACCACCCTGGATCTTTTCCATCAAGCTCAG GTTCTGTCGGAAGAAGGATTCCAGCTGTGCTCCTCCCTGCACGTCTTCTGCACGCAG CTGCTCGGTGAGGAGAAGTCCACGCTGACGTCCGAGGTGGAGAAGCTGGCGGTTTTGTGTCAGCGACTGCAAATGGGCGCCAGGACCCCCGTGCAGGGCAAGAGCGCCACATTCCAGAAG GTGGACTCGTCCATTCAGACGACCAAGAGCATTTTGAGCCTCATCCTCAACATCCTTCCGGCGTGTAACAAGCTCAACACAAAG TCGGAACGCAGCAGCCTGGGCTCGCCGCAGGACTGGCGCCCGGACGTTTCCACGCCCGTCCGAGACGGTGACGCCGTTccgcacaacaacaacaacaacaacgatgGCGGCCGACATGATGACTTTGCCGTCAAACCCTTCGAGCAGCACGTGGCCGGCCTCAACCTGCTGGAGAGCAACTAA
- the ctnnal1 gene encoding alpha-catulin isoform X5: MASSPPCGNLDSGLEIKTRSVEQTLIPLVSQITTLINHKERPRKSERTLAAIQRVGQAVSVAVGRFVAVGEAIALENHELKDEMAHACCEARRAGDAIAQLTDAGLACAPPSPAVTVFSDRTGMVKAARLLLSSVTKVLVLADRIVIKQIVASRNKVLMTLEHLERVSTFQEFVQIFSQFGNQMVDFAHLTGDRQNDLKDEKKKARMAAARAVLEKCTMMLLTASKTCLRHPDCESARINKDAVFQRMRCALQQVVDIVTEARGCTDGAVLAASIYNAAKDYTTSVECLRDNLHCSLPDGVARQLEALVERTEDFTDSPYTGHEQRQAILGMCQLARQDAHQLLHAWTQAQSVQAREATEELEVAIAKSCQSVDELRRELHKAAVGRASELLRVHAEHSPLRALKAAGVEGNLEAVAQHSRTLTEQKEQLVENCRLLCHVSGSEPLEITCVHAEETFHVIGPQIISAAQTLALHPSSKIAKENLEVFCEAWDSQLGEVALLLRDIDEVLEGKRGGDKRAYLSLPRSGKHAAHLKSANPANPAKLDAEEQSGVAKVGLELRLLSSDVDGELEKWEEQEQQVVRHSQSVASMAYNMYLFTRGEGLLKTTLDLFHQAQVLSEEGFQLCSSLHVFCTQLLGEEKSTLTSEVEKLAVLCQRLQMGARTPVQGKSATFQKVDSSIQTTKSILSLILNILPACNKLNTKSERSSLGSPQDWRPDVSTPVRDGDAVPHNNNNNNDGGRHDDFAVKPFEQHVAGLNLLESN, translated from the exons ATCACGACGCTGATCAACCACAAAGAGCGTCCCAGGAAGTCTGAGCGCACCCTCGCGGCCATCCAGCGCGTTGGCCAAGCGGTCAGCGTGGCGGTGGGCCGCTTCGTCGCCGTCGGGGAGGCCATCGCCCTCGAGAACCACGAGCTCAAGGACGAGATGGCGCACGCCTGCTGCGAGGCGCGCCGTGCCG GGGACGCCATAGCGCAGCTGACAGACGCGGGTCTGGCCTGCGCTCCGCCCTCGCCGGCGGTGACGGTGTTCAGCGACCGCACGGGCATGGTGAAGGCCGCCCGACTGCTGCTGTCGTCGGTCACCAAAGTTTTGGTGCTGGCCGACCGCATCGTCATCAAGCAGATCGTGGCGTCGCGcaacaag GTCCTGATGACGCTGGAGCATCTGGAGCGCGTCAGCACCTTCCAAGAGTTTGTGCAGATCTTCAGCCAGTTTGGCAACCAGATGGTGGACTTTGCCCACCTCACCGGAGACCGACAGAAC GACCTGAAAGACGAGAAGAAAAAAGCCCGTATGGCGGCGGCTCGGGCGGTGCTGGAGAAATGCACCATGATGCTCCTGACGGCCTCCAAG ACTTGCCTGCGGCACCCGGACTGCGAGTCTGCGCGCATCAACAAGGACGCCGTCTTCCAGCGGATGCGCTGCGCCCTCCAGCAGGTGGTGGACATCGTCACCGAGGCTCGCGGCTGCACGGACGGCGCCGTCCTCGCCGCCAGCATCTACAACGCCGCCAAGGACTACACG ACGAGCGTGGAGTGCCTGCGGGACAACCTGCACTGCTCGCTGCCGGACGGCGTGGCCCGCCAGCTGGAGGCGCTGGTGGAGCGCACCGAGGACTTCACCGACTCGCCGTACACGGGGCACGAGCAGCGCCAGGCCATCCTGGGCATGTGCCAGCTGGCCCGCCAGGACGCCCACCAGCTGCTGCACGCCTGGACTCAGGCC CAGTCGGTCCAGGCCAGGGAGGCCACCGAGGAGTTGGAAGTGGCCATCGCCAAATCGTGCCAAAGCGTCGACGAGCTCAGACGCGAG CTTCACAAGGCGGCGGTGGGCCGCGCCTCCGAGCTGCTGAGGGTCCACGCCGAGCACTCGCCGCTCCGCGCGCTCAAGGCCGCCGGCGTGGAGGGCAACCTGGAGGCGGTGGCGCAGCATTCCCGAACGCTGACCGAGCAGAAGGAACAACTGGTGGAG AACTGTCGGCTGCTGTGTCACGTGTCCGGGTCCGAGCCGCTGGAGATCACCTGCGTGCACGCCGAGGAGACCTTCCACGTGATTGGCCCTCAA ATCATTTCGGCGGCGCAGACGCTGGCGCTGCACCCGTCCAGCAAGATCGCCAAGGAGAACCTGGAGGTGTTCTGCGAGGCTTGGGACTCTCAGCTGGGCGAGGTGGCGCTGCTGCTGCGCGACATCGACGAGGTCCTGGAGGGCAAACGAGGAG GAGACAAACGAGCGTATTTGTCACTTCCCAGATCCGGC AAGCACGCCGCTCATCTGAAGAGCGCCAATCCCGCCAATCCCGCCAAGTTGGATGCTGAG GAGCAGAGCGGCGTGGCCAAAGTGGGCCTGGAGCTGCGGCTGCTGTCGTCCGACGTGGACGGCGAGCTGGAAAAGTGGGAGGAGCAAGAGCAGCAGGTGGTCCGCCACAGCCAGAGCGTGGCCAGCATGGCTTACAACATGTACCTCTTCACCAG AGGCGAAGGCCTGCTCAAGACCACCCTGGATCTTTTCCATCAAGCTCAG GTTCTGTCGGAAGAAGGATTCCAGCTGTGCTCCTCCCTGCACGTCTTCTGCACGCAG CTGCTCGGTGAGGAGAAGTCCACGCTGACGTCCGAGGTGGAGAAGCTGGCGGTTTTGTGTCAGCGACTGCAAATGGGCGCCAGGACCCCCGTGCAGGGCAAGAGCGCCACATTCCAGAAG GTGGACTCGTCCATTCAGACGACCAAGAGCATTTTGAGCCTCATCCTCAACATCCTTCCGGCGTGTAACAAGCTCAACACAAAG TCGGAACGCAGCAGCCTGGGCTCGCCGCAGGACTGGCGCCCGGACGTTTCCACGCCCGTCCGAGACGGTGACGCCGTTccgcacaacaacaacaacaacaacgatgGCGGCCGACATGATGACTTTGCCGTCAAACCCTTCGAGCAGCACGTGGCCGGCCTCAACCTGCTGGAGAGCAACTAA